In the genome of Streptomyces sp. 846.5, the window GTTGAGAGCGCTTTCAAGCGCAGGTTATTGACGAGGCGTGAAGCGAAGACAAGAGTGTCCATGACACTGACTGATCATCCGTCACGACCGCCTGCGACCCCCACGCCTGGCTGTCCGGTCCCCCAGGAGCAAGCCGTGATCTCCCGCCGTAAACTGATCAGCGCCTCGATCGCAGCCGCGGCCGCGCCGGTCCTGCTCACCACCCTGCGACGCACCGCCTCGGCGAGCACGACCCCCACCCTCCCGGTCCAGTTGGCCAACAACACCTCCTCCGCCACGGTCTACGCCTACGTCCTGGGCCTGGACCTCAACCAGGGCAACAGCTGGGCCTTCCTGCAGGCCGACGGGAGCACGCTCTACCACCCGCCGTCCCCCTCCGCTCCGGGAGCGGCGCTCGGCGCCGACTGCGCGATCGCGCTGAACGCGCCCGGCTCGCCGGCCAAGACGATCTACGTTCCCCATCTGGCCAGCGGACGGATCTACTTCTCCATCGGCAGCAAGCTCACCTTCCTGGTCAACCCCGGCCCCGGCATCGCGATGCCGTCGGTGTCCAACCCCACCGACCCCAACATCGCCACGGCCTACAGCTTCTGCGAGTTCACCTACGACACCAACCAGTTGTACGCCAACATCAGCTATGTGGACTTCGCGTCCGTGCCCATCTCGTTCAACCTGCAGACGCCCCAGGGCAGTCAGACGGTGAACGGTCTGCCGGCCGGCGGGCTGGCGACGGTGGCCGCCGCCCTGCGCGCCCAGGCCGCCACGGACGGCAGCGACTGGGCCAAGCTCATCGTCACCGACTCCAGCGGGGCGGCGCTGCGCGTGCTCAGCCCCAACACCGCGATCACGGCCAACCCCTCGCTCTTCGGCGGCTACCTCGAGAGCTACATCGACCAGGTCTGGACGAAGTACCAGAGCACCGACCTGGTGATCGACACCCAGGCCTCCTGGGGCAGCACCACCGGACGCGTCAGCAACGGCGTGCTGAGCTTCCCCGGGGTCGGCAGCTTCGCCAAGCCCAGCACCGCAGCCGTGTTCAACTGCAGCAGCGCCCCGTTCACCACCGGCAACGACGAGATGGGGAACCTCAGCGCCCGTCTCGCCGCCGCCCTCAACCGCACCACGCTGCTGGACAACGCCAACCAGCCTGACGGCGAGAACCCCTCGGCCTTCTACGCGCAGCCGCGGACCAACCACTACGCCCGCATCCTGCACCAGACCGCGACCGACCACCTGGGTTACGCCTTCCCCTACGACGACGTCCACCCCGCCGGGGTCGACTTCGAGGGCAGGGTGCAGTCGTCCTCGCCGACCTCACTCACCATCAGCGTCGGTGCGGCGCAGGGGGGTTCGACCAGCACGTCGGCCTCGGCCTCGCCGACCAGTGGCACCGGCACCGGAGCCTTCGGCACCATCCAGGCCGAGTCCTTCACCTCACAGTCCGGCACGGCGACCGAGACCTGCAGCGACACCGGAGGGGGCCAGGACGTCGGCTGGATCGCCAACGGGGACTGGCTGAGCTACGCCGGCATCGACTTCGGCAGCACCGGGGCCACCCAGTTCCAGGCCCGCGTGGCCTCCGGAGCCGCCGCCGGTGTCAGCGGCCTGGTCCAGGTCCGTCTCAACAGCCCCACCGGCACGGTGCTGGGGAGCTTCTCCATCGCCGGCACGGGCGGCTGGCAGACCTGGCAGACCGTCCCCGCCGCGATCACCCGCACCACCGGGGTCCAGACCGTTTACCTCACCTTCGCCAGCGGGCAACCTGCCGACTTCGTGAACATCAACTGGTTCACGTTCAAGGCCAGTTAGGAATACGGTCACTCAACGCGTCGGCGGCGGGAGTCCGACCCCGCCGCCGGCGTGCGTACGCATTCCCGGGGCCGGCACCGAAATCCCTCCGCGGGTGATTCCCGTTCCGGCGGAAGCACTCATCCGCCGCCGTCCCCCATTACCGTCCGCTTACGGAATATCGGCATTCCCTGTGAGGCATTTCACGACACCGACACGGTGACGCCGTCGAACCAGGCGGACCCGCCCTTGCTCAAACCCTGGTCGCCGAGCCGCAGTTGGAGGTCGGCCTGGACCGCGCCGGAGGGCCTGGCCAGGGTGATCGAGACCTGCTGCCAGTCGTGGCTGCCGCCGTTGGAGAACACGGCGTGGTCCGAGCCGATCTGGCGGCCCGCGGAGTCGTAGAACAGCAGGTCGATGCAGACCTTCTGCTGTGACGGTCCCGCAGTCCTGATCCAGGCGGCGTAGGTGTGGGACCCGGGCTGTACGGCCATCTGCGAGGCCAGTCCGGCGAAGACGTACCCACCGGCGGCGGCCGTGAGCTTGAGGGAGCCGTCCCCGCTGTGCGAGACCGCGGGGTCCTGGGTCATGGTTCCACTCGCATAGGCGACCTCCTGCCAGGCGCCCGGCGGCGTGGTCGCGCTGGCGCTCGGACTGGCACTGTGACCGGGGCCGAGGCCGACACCAGCACCAGCACCAGCACCAGCACCAGCACCAGCACCCATGCTGGGACTGGGACTTGGGCCTGACGTGTGGCTGGGGCTGGGGACGGGCGCCGCGAAGGCGGTTCCGATCGCCGAAGGGCGGGCGCCAGCGCCGCCCGCGACCGCCGAGGGGGCCGACCGCGTACCTCCCTTGGAGTTGACACCCGTCAGCGTGGCCGCGATCACCCCGGCGACCATCACCAGCAGGATTCCGACCTGCCACAGGCCACGGCGGCTTCGCAGCCGGGCCCGCCAGCCGGACTGTTGTGAGCGTTCACCTGACTCCTCAACTACCGAGCCGTTCGGGGTCGGTAGATACGCTGCGACCTGTGCGCCCATCGCCCGCACCGCCTCGCCGGCGCGCCCGCTGGGGCCCCGTTGGGCGCTCGCGTCGCCCACGCCGACCCGGCGGCCCGCTCCCCGCCGTCGGCTCCAACCGGACCGCACCATCTCGGTCAGCCCCGGGGGCGCCTGCCGGTTGTCCTCGACCAGGGCGACCAGCCGCTCGCGGCCGCGTTCGACCCACCCCGCGTCGAAGGCGCGGGACGTCACCTTGCCGAAGGCGGTGAGGAGGTCGGCTGCGGTCCGGCCCTCGCGCGCATCGGGATCGTTGGCCCGGTCCAGGACCGCCCGCAGCAGATCCGGGACGCCGTCCAG includes:
- a CDS encoding beta-1,3-glucanase family protein; its protein translation is MISRRKLISASIAAAAAPVLLTTLRRTASASTTPTLPVQLANNTSSATVYAYVLGLDLNQGNSWAFLQADGSTLYHPPSPSAPGAALGADCAIALNAPGSPAKTIYVPHLASGRIYFSIGSKLTFLVNPGPGIAMPSVSNPTDPNIATAYSFCEFTYDTNQLYANISYVDFASVPISFNLQTPQGSQTVNGLPAGGLATVAAALRAQAATDGSDWAKLIVTDSSGAALRVLSPNTAITANPSLFGGYLESYIDQVWTKYQSTDLVIDTQASWGSTTGRVSNGVLSFPGVGSFAKPSTAAVFNCSSAPFTTGNDEMGNLSARLAAALNRTTLLDNANQPDGENPSAFYAQPRTNHYARILHQTATDHLGYAFPYDDVHPAGVDFEGRVQSSSPTSLTISVGAAQGGSTSTSASASPTSGTGTGAFGTIQAESFTSQSGTATETCSDTGGGQDVGWIANGDWLSYAGIDFGSTGATQFQARVASGAAAGVSGLVQVRLNSPTGTVLGSFSIAGTGGWQTWQTVPAAITRTTGVQTVYLTFASGQPADFVNINWFTFKAS
- a CDS encoding protein kinase family protein, whose product is MAHQHALRRSGPEARNGTWISDRDAGTTQLLRDESGVLSSLRVLDVGLAADPGFQGAYPAETSALAALDDPRVAPPERYVVGATGRIIAVVRRHIDGVPLSTLLTQRSRGFDWQTASVVVTDVLAALSALHGRGVPHRSVHPNQVLVGTDGVCVLVDVGLVRRTGSPDGSSPESGPAAEQRETAIAADLAAVAILFAACVFPAGKAGQSAPAGPSVPGGQTGRRARTSAGTAALDGVPDLLRAVLDRANDPDAREGRTAADLLTAFGKVTSRAFDAGWVERGRERLVALVEDNRQAPPGLTEMVRSGWSRRRGAGRRVGVGDASAQRGPSGRAGEAVRAMGAQVAAYLPTPNGSVVEESGERSQQSGWRARLRSRRGLWQVGILLVMVAGVIAATLTGVNSKGGTRSAPSAVAGGAGARPSAIGTAFAAPVPSPSHTSGPSPSPSMGAGAGAGAGAGAGVGLGPGHSASPSASATTPPGAWQEVAYASGTMTQDPAVSHSGDGSLKLTAAAGGYVFAGLASQMAVQPGSHTYAAWIRTAGPSQQKVCIDLLFYDSAGRQIGSDHAVFSNGGSHDWQQVSITLARPSGAVQADLQLRLGDQGLSKGGSAWFDGVTVSVS